One genomic window of Caenorhabditis elegans chromosome I includes the following:
- the acox-1.1 gene encoding Acyl-coenzyme A oxidase acox-1.1 (Confirmed by transcript evidence), whose amino-acid sequence MVHLNKTIQEGDNPDLTAERLTATFDTHAMAAQIYGGEMRARRRREITAKLAEIPELHDSMPLPYMTREEKIMESARKLTVLTQRMSEIIDPTDAGELYHLNNEVLGIEGNPMALHGVMFIPALNAQASDEQQAKWLIRALRREIIGTYAQTEMGHGTNLQNLETTATYDIGTQEFVLHTPKITALKWWPGNLGKSSNYAVVVAHMYIKGKNFGPHTFMVPLRDEKTHKPLPGITIGDIGPKMAYNIVDNGFLGFNNYRIPRTNLLMRHTKVEADGTYIKPPHAKINYSAMVHVRSYMLTGQAIMLSYALNIATRYSAVRRQGQIDKNEPEVKVLEYQTQQHRLFPFIARAYAFQFAGAETVKLYERVLKEMKSGNVSLMADLHALTSGLKSVVTHQTGEGIEQARMACGGHGYSMASYISEIYGVAIGGCTYEGENMVMLLQLARYLVKSAALVKSGKASQLGPLVAYLGARSEPTSLIDRVPNGGITEYIKTFQHIAKRQTLKAANKFFGLMENGEKREIAWNKSSVELNRASRLHTRLFIVEAFARRVNEIGDITIKEALSDLLHLHVNYELLDVATYALEDGFMSSTQLDYVRDQLYFYLQKIRPNAVSLLDSWEFSDRELRSVLGRRDGHVYENLFKWAKESPLNKTDVLPSVDTYLKPMMEKARQSKL is encoded by the exons ATGGTGCATCTCAACAAAACAATTCAGGAGGGTGATAACCCGGATCTCACTGCCGAACGCTTGACGGCAACATTTGATACTCATGCGATGGCTGCACAGATTTATGGGGGAGAAATG CGCGCCCGTCGTCGTCGTGAGATCACCGCGAAGCTTGCAGAAATCCCAGAGCTCCATGACTCGATGCCACTTCCGTATATGACAAGAGAGGAGAAAATTATGGAAAGTGCTAGGAAACTGACGGTTTTGACACAAAGAATGTCAGAGATCATTGATCCAACTGATGCAGGCGAGTTGTATCATTTGAACAA cGAAGTTCTCGGAATCGAAGGAAATCCTATGGCTCTTCACGGTGTGATGTTCATTCCAGCCCTCAACGCTCAAGCTAGTGATGAGCAGCAAGCCAAGTGGCTCATTCGAGCGCTCCGACGAGAAATCATCGGAACCTACGCCCAAACTGAAATGGGTCATGGCacaaatcttcaaaatctgGAAACAACTGCTACTTATGACATTGGAACTCAGGAGTTTGTGCTTCACACTCCAAAGATCACCGCATTGAAGTGGTGGCCAGGGAATCTTGGAAAAAGCAGCAACTATGCAGTTGTAGTTGCACATATGTATATAAAGGGAAAGAACTTTGGACCACATACCTTCATGGTTCCATTGAGAGACGAGAAAACTCACAAACCACTTCCAGGGATTACAATTGGAGATATTGGACCAAAAATGGCTTATAATATTGTAGACAATGGATTCCTAGGCTTCAACAACTACCGTATCCCAAGAACGAATCTTTTGATGAGACATACCAAAGTAGAGGCTGACGGGACTTATATCAAACCACCACATGCAAAGATCAATTACTCTGCAATGGTACATGTGAGAAGTTATATGCTTACTGGACAGGCGATTATGTTGTCGTATGCGTTGAATATTGCAACAAGATACTCGGCAGTGAGAAGACAGGGGCAGATTGATAAAAA TGAACCAGAGGTAAAAGTGCTCGAGTACCAAACCCAGCAGCACCGTCTCTTCCCATTCATCGCCCGTGCCTACGCTTTCCAGTTTGCTGGTGCCGAGACCGTGAAGCTTTACGAACGAGTACTCAAGGAGATGAAATCTGGAAATGTGTCTCTTATGGCTGACTTACATGCATTGACTTCTGGTTTAAAATCAGTTGTTACTCATCAAACTGGAGAAGGTATCGAACAAGCGAGAATGGCTTGTGGTGGGCATGGATATTCTATG GCTAGTTACATCTCTGAAATCTACGGAGTTGCAATTGGAGGATGCACGTATGAAGGAGAAAATATGGTTATGCTTCTTCAACTCGCTCGTTACCTCGTCAAATCCGCTGCCCTTGTGAAGTCCGGAAAAGCTTCTCAGCTTGGACCACTGGTAGCCTACTTGGGCGCCAGAAGTGAGCCAACTAGCCTGATAGATAGAGTTCCAAATGGTGGAATCACGGAATACATCAAGACATTCCAACATATCGCAAAGAGACAGACGTTGAAGGCTGCCAACAAGTTCTTCGGATTAATGGAGAATggagaaaagagagaaatcGCCTGGAACAAGTCATCCGTGGAGTTGAATAGG GCGAGTCGCCTCCACACCCGCCTCTTCATCGTCGAAGCCTTTGCCAGACGAGTCAACGAAATCGGAGATATCACCATCAAAGAGGCTCTCAGCGATCTCCTCCATCTTCACGTCAACTATGAACTTTTGGATGTTGCCACGTATGCACTGGAAGATGGATTCATGTCATCCACTCAGTTGGATTATGTCAGAGATCAATTGTACTTCTATCTCCAGAAAATTCGACCAAACGCAGTTTCATTGCTAGATTCCTGGGAGTTTAGTGATAGAGAGCTGAGATCT gtcCTAGGCCGCCGTGATGGTCATGTCTACGAGAACCTTTTCAAGTGGGCAAAGGAAAGTCCGTTGAACAAGACAGATGTTCTTCCGTCAGTGGATACATATTTGAAGCCAATGATGGAAAAAGCCAGGCAGAGCAAGCTATAA
- the acox-1.1 gene encoding Acyl-coenzyme A oxidase acox-1.1 (Confirmed by transcript evidence), whose translation MAAQIYGGEMRARRRREITAKLAEIPELHDSMPLPYMTREEKIMESARKLTVLTQRMSEIIDPTDAGELYHLNNEVLGIEGNPMALHGVMFIPALNAQASDEQQAKWLIRALRREIIGTYAQTEMGHGTNLQNLETTATYDIGTQEFVLHTPKITALKWWPGNLGKSSNYAVVVAHMYIKGKNFGPHTFMVPLRDEKTHKPLPGITIGDIGPKMAYNIVDNGFLGFNNYRIPRTNLLMRHTKVEADGTYIKPPHAKINYSAMVHVRSYMLTGQAIMLSYALNIATRYSAVRRQGQIDKNEPEVKVLEYQTQQHRLFPFIARAYAFQFAGAETVKLYERVLKEMKSGNVSLMADLHALTSGLKSVVTHQTGEGIEQARMACGGHGYSMASYISEIYGVAIGGCTYEGENMVMLLQLARYLVKSAALVKSGKASQLGPLVAYLGARSEPTSLIDRVPNGGITEYIKTFQHIAKRQTLKAANKFFGLMENGEKREIAWNKSSVELNRASRLHTRLFIVEAFARRVNEIGDITIKEALSDLLHLHVNYELLDVATYALEDGFMSSTQLDYVRDQLYFYLQKIRPNAVSLLDSWEFSDRELRSVLGRRDGHVYENLFKWAKESPLNKTDVLPSVDTYLKPMMEKARQSKL comes from the exons ATGGCTGCACAGATTTATGGGGGAGAAATG CGCGCCCGTCGTCGTCGTGAGATCACCGCGAAGCTTGCAGAAATCCCAGAGCTCCATGACTCGATGCCACTTCCGTATATGACAAGAGAGGAGAAAATTATGGAAAGTGCTAGGAAACTGACGGTTTTGACACAAAGAATGTCAGAGATCATTGATCCAACTGATGCAGGCGAGTTGTATCATTTGAACAA cGAAGTTCTCGGAATCGAAGGAAATCCTATGGCTCTTCACGGTGTGATGTTCATTCCAGCCCTCAACGCTCAAGCTAGTGATGAGCAGCAAGCCAAGTGGCTCATTCGAGCGCTCCGACGAGAAATCATCGGAACCTACGCCCAAACTGAAATGGGTCATGGCacaaatcttcaaaatctgGAAACAACTGCTACTTATGACATTGGAACTCAGGAGTTTGTGCTTCACACTCCAAAGATCACCGCATTGAAGTGGTGGCCAGGGAATCTTGGAAAAAGCAGCAACTATGCAGTTGTAGTTGCACATATGTATATAAAGGGAAAGAACTTTGGACCACATACCTTCATGGTTCCATTGAGAGACGAGAAAACTCACAAACCACTTCCAGGGATTACAATTGGAGATATTGGACCAAAAATGGCTTATAATATTGTAGACAATGGATTCCTAGGCTTCAACAACTACCGTATCCCAAGAACGAATCTTTTGATGAGACATACCAAAGTAGAGGCTGACGGGACTTATATCAAACCACCACATGCAAAGATCAATTACTCTGCAATGGTACATGTGAGAAGTTATATGCTTACTGGACAGGCGATTATGTTGTCGTATGCGTTGAATATTGCAACAAGATACTCGGCAGTGAGAAGACAGGGGCAGATTGATAAAAA TGAACCAGAGGTAAAAGTGCTCGAGTACCAAACCCAGCAGCACCGTCTCTTCCCATTCATCGCCCGTGCCTACGCTTTCCAGTTTGCTGGTGCCGAGACCGTGAAGCTTTACGAACGAGTACTCAAGGAGATGAAATCTGGAAATGTGTCTCTTATGGCTGACTTACATGCATTGACTTCTGGTTTAAAATCAGTTGTTACTCATCAAACTGGAGAAGGTATCGAACAAGCGAGAATGGCTTGTGGTGGGCATGGATATTCTATG GCTAGTTACATCTCTGAAATCTACGGAGTTGCAATTGGAGGATGCACGTATGAAGGAGAAAATATGGTTATGCTTCTTCAACTCGCTCGTTACCTCGTCAAATCCGCTGCCCTTGTGAAGTCCGGAAAAGCTTCTCAGCTTGGACCACTGGTAGCCTACTTGGGCGCCAGAAGTGAGCCAACTAGCCTGATAGATAGAGTTCCAAATGGTGGAATCACGGAATACATCAAGACATTCCAACATATCGCAAAGAGACAGACGTTGAAGGCTGCCAACAAGTTCTTCGGATTAATGGAGAATggagaaaagagagaaatcGCCTGGAACAAGTCATCCGTGGAGTTGAATAGG GCGAGTCGCCTCCACACCCGCCTCTTCATCGTCGAAGCCTTTGCCAGACGAGTCAACGAAATCGGAGATATCACCATCAAAGAGGCTCTCAGCGATCTCCTCCATCTTCACGTCAACTATGAACTTTTGGATGTTGCCACGTATGCACTGGAAGATGGATTCATGTCATCCACTCAGTTGGATTATGTCAGAGATCAATTGTACTTCTATCTCCAGAAAATTCGACCAAACGCAGTTTCATTGCTAGATTCCTGGGAGTTTAGTGATAGAGAGCTGAGATCT gtcCTAGGCCGCCGTGATGGTCATGTCTACGAGAACCTTTTCAAGTGGGCAAAGGAAAGTCCGTTGAACAAGACAGATGTTCTTCCGTCAGTGGATACATATTTGAAGCCAATGATGGAAAAAGCCAGGCAGAGCAAGCTATAA
- the Y18D10A.21 gene encoding CP2 domain-containing protein (Confirmed by transcript evidence), with translation MADYDDDKDERNPFCCANDKCECGGLSDMSISTILKFNPLYMDIQPSKFILSPDADKPTKYVIKCLSKVKQEVIVNMYSYIFEIQNSRHKYGVFTQFYHVFEPGQTMDLIIGIRASKDLSFTELALEHLMNPFGVLQISHYRSWKKDDSDKEWFNKINGRACIHKLDRNYYGHWEVKLAVEHETDDIKDRKKVFAVKLLKTVEKKADEIREKKKKAFPLMLKDYHPAPKSDYSGYSAMTVFEGVPSAKLDANNLKSVEQKTAAVKEPEPISTVAPIKKKKKILGCC, from the exons ATGGCAGACTATGATGACGATAAAGATG AACGTAATCCATTCTGCTGTGCGAATGATAAATGTGAGTGTGGTGGGCTCTCTGACATGAGCATATCGACAATTCTCAAGTTCAATCCTCTATACATGGATATTCAACCATCAAAATTCATTCTGTCACCAGATGCTGATAAGCCAACAAAGTATGTGATCAAGTGTCTATCGAAAGTTAAGCAAGAAGTTATTGTGAATATGTACAGTTacatatttgaaattcaaaatagtcGCCACAAATACGGTGTCTTCACTCAATTCTATCATGTTTTTGAGCCAGGACAAACGATGGATCTCATTATTGGAATAAGGGCTTCTAAA gatctCTCATTCACGGAACTGGCCTTGGAACACTTGATGAATCCATTCGGAGTCCTTCAAATCTCCCATTATCGTTCATGGAAAAAAGATGATAGTGATAAGGAATGgttcaataaaatcaatggTCGTGCGTGTATTCACAAGTTGGACAGAAATTACTATGGTCATTGGGAGGTGAAGCTTGCGGTGGAACATGAGACTGATGACATTAAAGATCGCAAAAAGGTGTTTGCAGTCAAACTGCTCAAAACAGTCGAGAAGAAAGCCGATGAGATTcgtgagaagaagaagaaagcgTTTCCGCTCATGTTGAAAGATTATCACCCTGCACCCAAGTCCGATTATAGCGGGTATTCCGCTATGACAGTGTTTGAGGGTGTGCCCAGTGCGAAGTTGGATGCGAACAATCTCAAATCGGTAGAGCAGAAGACGGCGGCGGTGAAGGAGCCAGAGCCCATTTCGACTGTGGCGCCtatcaagaagaagaagaagattttGGGATGTTGTTAG
- the acox-1.1 gene encoding Acyl-coenzyme A oxidase acox-1.1 (Confirmed by transcript evidence), with the protein MALHGVMFIPALNAQASDEQQAKWLIRALRREIIGTYAQTEMGHGTNLQNLETTATYDIGTQEFVLHTPKITALKWWPGNLGKSSNYAVVVAHMYIKGKNFGPHTFMVPLRDEKTHKPLPGITIGDIGPKMAYNIVDNGFLGFNNYRIPRTNLLMRHTKVEADGTYIKPPHAKINYSAMVHVRSYMLTGQAIMLSYALNIATRYSAVRRQGQIDKNEPEVKVLEYQTQQHRLFPFIARAYAFQFAGAETVKLYERVLKEMKSGNVSLMADLHALTSGLKSVVTHQTGEGIEQARMACGGHGYSMASYISEIYGVAIGGCTYEGENMVMLLQLARYLVKSAALVKSGKASQLGPLVAYLGARSEPTSLIDRVPNGGITEYIKTFQHIAKRQTLKAANKFFGLMENGEKREIAWNKSSVELNRASRLHTRLFIVEAFARRVNEIGDITIKEALSDLLHLHVNYELLDVATYALEDGFMSSTQLDYVRDQLYFYLQKIRPNAVSLLDSWEFSDRELRSVLGRRDGHVYENLFKWAKESPLNKTDVLPSVDTYLKPMMEKARQSKL; encoded by the exons ATGGCTCTTCACGGTGTGATGTTCATTCCAGCCCTCAACGCTCAAGCTAGTGATGAGCAGCAAGCCAAGTGGCTCATTCGAGCGCTCCGACGAGAAATCATCGGAACCTACGCCCAAACTGAAATGGGTCATGGCacaaatcttcaaaatctgGAAACAACTGCTACTTATGACATTGGAACTCAGGAGTTTGTGCTTCACACTCCAAAGATCACCGCATTGAAGTGGTGGCCAGGGAATCTTGGAAAAAGCAGCAACTATGCAGTTGTAGTTGCACATATGTATATAAAGGGAAAGAACTTTGGACCACATACCTTCATGGTTCCATTGAGAGACGAGAAAACTCACAAACCACTTCCAGGGATTACAATTGGAGATATTGGACCAAAAATGGCTTATAATATTGTAGACAATGGATTCCTAGGCTTCAACAACTACCGTATCCCAAGAACGAATCTTTTGATGAGACATACCAAAGTAGAGGCTGACGGGACTTATATCAAACCACCACATGCAAAGATCAATTACTCTGCAATGGTACATGTGAGAAGTTATATGCTTACTGGACAGGCGATTATGTTGTCGTATGCGTTGAATATTGCAACAAGATACTCGGCAGTGAGAAGACAGGGGCAGATTGATAAAAA TGAACCAGAGGTAAAAGTGCTCGAGTACCAAACCCAGCAGCACCGTCTCTTCCCATTCATCGCCCGTGCCTACGCTTTCCAGTTTGCTGGTGCCGAGACCGTGAAGCTTTACGAACGAGTACTCAAGGAGATGAAATCTGGAAATGTGTCTCTTATGGCTGACTTACATGCATTGACTTCTGGTTTAAAATCAGTTGTTACTCATCAAACTGGAGAAGGTATCGAACAAGCGAGAATGGCTTGTGGTGGGCATGGATATTCTATG GCTAGTTACATCTCTGAAATCTACGGAGTTGCAATTGGAGGATGCACGTATGAAGGAGAAAATATGGTTATGCTTCTTCAACTCGCTCGTTACCTCGTCAAATCCGCTGCCCTTGTGAAGTCCGGAAAAGCTTCTCAGCTTGGACCACTGGTAGCCTACTTGGGCGCCAGAAGTGAGCCAACTAGCCTGATAGATAGAGTTCCAAATGGTGGAATCACGGAATACATCAAGACATTCCAACATATCGCAAAGAGACAGACGTTGAAGGCTGCCAACAAGTTCTTCGGATTAATGGAGAATggagaaaagagagaaatcGCCTGGAACAAGTCATCCGTGGAGTTGAATAGG GCGAGTCGCCTCCACACCCGCCTCTTCATCGTCGAAGCCTTTGCCAGACGAGTCAACGAAATCGGAGATATCACCATCAAAGAGGCTCTCAGCGATCTCCTCCATCTTCACGTCAACTATGAACTTTTGGATGTTGCCACGTATGCACTGGAAGATGGATTCATGTCATCCACTCAGTTGGATTATGTCAGAGATCAATTGTACTTCTATCTCCAGAAAATTCGACCAAACGCAGTTTCATTGCTAGATTCCTGGGAGTTTAGTGATAGAGAGCTGAGATCT gtcCTAGGCCGCCGTGATGGTCATGTCTACGAGAACCTTTTCAAGTGGGCAAAGGAAAGTCCGTTGAACAAGACAGATGTTCTTCCGTCAGTGGATACATATTTGAAGCCAATGATGGAAAAAGCCAGGCAGAGCAAGCTATAA
- the acox-1.2 gene encoding Acyl-coenzyme A oxidase acox-1.2 (Confirmed by transcript evidence) — MANRSIRDGDNPELLEERRMATFDTDKMAAVIYGSEEFARRRREITDAVSKIPELADIKPYPFLTREEKVTEGTRKISILTKYLNQLIDRDNEEESLHLHREVIGYEGHPFALHDALFIPTLQSQASDEQQEKWLERARRREIIGCYAQTELGHGSNLRNLETTAVYDIASQEFVLHTPTTTALKWWPGALGKSCNYALVVAELIIKRNNYGPHFFMVQLRDEKTHIPLKGVTVGDIGPKMNFNAADNGYLGLNNLRVPRTNLLMRHCKVEADGTYVKPPHAKIGYSGMVKIRSQMAMEQGLFLAHALTIAARYSAVRRQGHLDDKQVEVKVLDYQTQQHRLFPSLARAYAFIFTGFETIHLYSQLLKDVDMGNTSGMADLHALTSGLKSVVAHETGEGIEQARMACGGHGYSMASYISVVYGIAIGGCTYEGENMVMLLQLARYLVKSVELIKAGKAKKLGPVASYLADKSDETDLTSLNGYVKMFENMARRQAWKATEKFLKLMESGESREVAWNKSAVELTRASRLHTRLFIIEAFMRRVSRIEDIPVKEVLTDLLHLHVNYELLDVATYALEFMSFTQLDYVRDQLYLYLEKIRPNAVSLVDSFQISDMQLRSVLGRRDGHVYENLFKWAKSSPLNNADVLPSVEKYLKPMMEKAKL, encoded by the exons ATGGCGAACCGATCAATTCGTGATGGAGATAACCCCGAATTGCTGGAAGAACGGAGGATGGCAACTTTTGATACGGATAAGATGGCAGCGGTGATCTATGGAAGTGAAGAG TTCGCTCGTCGCCGTCGTGAGATCACCGACGCCGTGTCCAAGATCCCTGAGCTCGCCGACATCAAGCCCTATCCATTTTTGACTCGAGAGGAGAAGGTGACCGAGGGCAccagaaaaatatcgattttgacaaaatatcTGAATCAGCTGATTGATAGAGATAATGAAGAAGAAAGTTTGCACCTGCATCG AGAAGTGATTGGCTACGAGGGTCATCCCTTCGCTCTCCATGACGCTTTGTTTATTCCAACCCTTCAGTCACAGGCTAGTGATGAACAGCAGGAGAAATGGCTCGAGAGAGCTCGGCGACGAGAGATCATTGGATGTTATGCGCAAACTGAGCTCGGTCACGGCTCAAATCTTAGGAATCTTGAAACAACTGCAGTCTATGACATTGCTTCCCAGGAGTTTGTACTACATACTCCTACGACAACGGCGTTGAAGTGGTGGCCTGGAGCACTTGGGAAGAGCTGTAACTATGCATTGGTTGTAGCTGAACTGATTATAAAGAGAAATAACTATGGCCCCCACTTTTTTATGGTGCAGCTGAGAGATGAAAAAACCCATATTCCACTAAAAGGCGTTACCGTAGGAGATATCGGGCCTAAAATGAACTTCAATGCGGCGGATAATGGGTACCTTGGGTTGAACAACTTGAGAGTTCCACGAACAAATCTTTTGATGAGACATTGCAAAGTAGAGGCGGATGGGACGTATGTGAAGCCACCGCATGCAAAGATCGGGTACTCTGGAATGGTGAAGATCAGAAGTCAGATGGCTATGGAGCAGGGGTTGTTTTTAGCACATGCATTGACAATTGCAGCGAGGTATTCGGCAGTGAGGAGGCAAGGACATTTGGATGATAA GCAAGTCGAAGTAAAAGTCCTTGACTACCAGACCCAGCAGCATCGTCTATTCCCATCATTAGCCCGTGCGTATGCATTTATATTCACTGGATTTGAGACAATTCACTTATATTCTCAATTATTAAAAGATGTTGATATGGGTAATACATCTGGAATGGCTGATTTACATGCATTGACTTCTGGTTTAAAATCAGTTGTTGCTCATGAAACTGGAGAAGGTATTGAACAGGCGAGGATGGCTTGTGGTGGACATGGATACTCTATG GCTAGTTATATATCTGTCGTATATGGGATTGCTATTGGCGGATGCACTTATGAAGGGGAGAACATGGTGATGCTCCTGCAACTTGCACGGTATTTAGTGAAATCCGTGGAACTTATCAAGGCCGGTAAAGCTAAGAAATTAGGACCAGTGGCATCATATCTAGCAGACAAGAGTGATGAAACTGATCTAACCAGCCTGAATGGATATGTAAAGATGTTCGAGAACATGGCTAGAAGGCAGGCTTGGAAAGCAACAgagaaattcttgaaattgatGGAAAGTGGGGAATCAAGAGAAGTGGCATGGAATAAATCAGCAGTGGAGTTGACTAGA GCTAGCCGTCTACACACCCGTCTATTCATAATCGAAGCTTTTATGAGAAGAGTGTCTCGAATTGAAGATATTCCAGTGAAAGAGGTTCTAACAGATCTTCTCCATCTTCATGTCAACTATGAACTATTGGATGTTGCCACGTATGCACTGGAATTCATGTCATTCACTCAGTTGGATTATGTTAGAGATCAACTATATTTGTATCTGGAGAAGATTCGACCAAATGCAGTATCTCTAGTTGACTCTTTTCAGATTAGTGATATGCAATTGAGATCT GTCCTTGGCCGCCGGGATGGTCACGTCTACGAGAATCTCTTCAAATGGGCAAAGTCAAGTCCCTTGAACAACGCAGATGTTCTACCGTCAGTCGAGAAGTACTTAAAGCCTATGATGGAAAAGGCGAAGctttaa
- the tag-138 gene encoding ENTH domain-containing protein (Confirmed by transcript evidence) produces MDRDAFFRGQFQAVQKAITKDETPLKPKHLETILLGTHTEKSSAIFWSSVKKIKLENHPVLTWKFCLLVHKLLRDGHPVVPKEAYRNEKRFTQLALHWKDKRDYGPCIDAYCKLLHDRVIFHHKRPYFPGNLFVSPLQLDTMGRDLSRMLRLTGDMMHQMDSLLAFQEKVYLLSNSSPRWDPNTPQGQCLMLPLISVIMDTWPFFIYIVRMMYNLHSNVSPHELEGYRSRFQTIFEKTKQFYEECSKHQYFRCFVQIPTFPLHAPNFFTQSDLESYQTYLIGESKKLTETVTPAEEARTRIEHYENRLKEMHGEFQHVRREADENREEVQRLRYELALRDASRTQNQAAIYDTPPDEFSIKF; encoded by the exons ATGGATCGCGATGCATTCTTTCGAGGCCAATTTCAGGCTGTGCAAAAGGCCATCACAAAAGACGAGACACCTTTAAAACCAAAACACTTGGAAACTATACTACTAGGAACGCACACTGAAAAGTCATCTGCAATATTTTGGAGCTCAGTGAAGAAGATTAAGCTGGAAAATCATCCTGTGCTCACGTGGAAATTCTGTCTTCTGGTTCATAAATTGCTTCGGGACGGACATCCGGTGGTCCCCAAAGAGGCTTATAGAAATGAAAAGCGATTCACGCAACTTGCTCTTCATTGGAAGGATAAGAGGGACTATGGGCCATGCATTGACGCATATTGCAAGTTATTACACGATCGAGTCATTTTCCACCACAAACGTCCATATTTTCCTGGAAATCTGTTTGTGAGCCCTTTACAACTTGATACAATGGGAAGAGATCTGAGCAGAATGTTGAGATTAACTGGTGATATGATGCATCAGATGGACTCACTTTTGGCATTCCAGGAGAAAG TATATCTATTGTCCAACTCATCTCCACGATGGGATCCTAATACTCCACAAGGTCAATGCCTGATGCTTCCTCTGATAAGTGTAATAATGGATACCTGGCCATTCTTTATTTATATCGTCAGAATGATGTACAATCTGCACAGTAACGTGTCGCCACACGAATTGGAAGGCTATCGTTCCcgatttcagacaattttcgagaaaactaAACAATTCTACGAAGAGTGCTCAAAACATCAGTATTTTAGATGTTTTGTTCAAATTCCAACATTTCCATTGCATGCACCTAACTTTTTTACACAGTCAGATCTTGAATCTTATCAAACATATCTAATTGGAGAATCCAAGAAACTGACTGAAACAGTAACACCAGCAGAAGAG GCCCGCACCCGAATTGAACATTATGAAAACCGTTTAAAAGAAATGCACGGGGAATTCCAGCATGTGAGACGAGAAGCTGATGAAAATCGAGAGGAGGTTCAGAGACTCAGat ACGAGTTGGCACTCCGCGATGCTTCTAGGACTCAAAATCAAGCGGCTATCTATGACACTCCTCCGGATGAGTTCagcattaaattttaa